Genomic DNA from Nodosilinea sp. FACHB-141:
GACGTTCCACGGCGTTACACCTCCAGGTGTCAGTTCAAAATTGCGATAAATCAATGCTTTTGGCGGTTGGGTGGAACTATTGCGTTCCACTCGGTTCCACCGATAGTTACAGTAATAGCACGTATTCGTGAATGTGTGCGAGAATGTAGGCACGAAGTTAAGTCACGCTAGAAAGTGTGTGGCACTATTGAGGCGAAACCTATGAATACTGATGAAATGGCCGCCAGCCGTAGGGCAGATCCCAATTACGTCCAGATCTCGGGGCACGTTCCCAAGCCACTAGCGCTTGAATTTAAGCTGGCCTTTACTCGTGCTGAGATAAACCAGAGCGAGGCCATGGAAGCGGCGATCGCCCTGTGGGTGCAGCAGCAGGAGGGGGGCAAGGCATGAGCACTGGCGACAAAGCCAAACGTGCCCCAGTTGCGATCGGCCCGTTGTCGGTCGATGGGTTTCAAATGCCCGATGGTAGCTACCGGATGAGCATCACCGGCATAGCTGAGGCAATTGGCACTTCTCAGCAGAACGCCACAAACTTTTTACGCTCAAATGCCCTCAAAGCTTTGCAGGCTAGTGGTTATACGCCACAAACTTCTGAGCAAATAGAGGTGGAATCCTCAGAGGAGCAGGTTAGGGGACAGACTCGAATCACGGCTGTTCCGCTAGACATCACCTTTGCGTTCTGGCTATACCAATGCAGTCGGGGCAACCGCCAGGCCTATAACTTAGTGGCAGCTCTGGGCCTTGAAACCCTAGAACGCCGCTTTGATGCCGCCTTTGGTGTGGAGCGCAGCGAAGCCGAGCGCAACGCCCTGCTAACCCAGCGGCTACAGGCTGACTTGGCCGCAGCGGTTGATGCCCTGGCCGAGCCCGACCTGAGAACGGAGCGGGAGGCCCGGCTGGAACAGCAGCTCCGCGACCTGGGGGTTGAGCCCTGGCAGCTCCCTGATCCGGAGGAGCCCCCCTGACCCGTCCAGCACCAGCCCCGGCCCGGTGCCGGGATGCCGGAATGGGTTGATCTCCGGGGAAGGGAGCGCTATCGTTAACGGCCAAACAGGCTACACAGAGAGGATCGAGCCATGCAGACGTAAATACCCCAAAAGCAAAAACGACAGCTCTCCCGCCAAGAAGTTGCTGTCGCTTCGCTTAAACCGCCGAACAAACGGGGCTTAGAAAATTGATTTATACATATCATACCTAGCCCCGGATCAAGGCGCAACTGTTGCGTCAAATTTCGCGGATGATCCGGCCCCCAGCACTCCAGCTAGAATAGGTCTGCCTGCCGCCCACTGGGCAGAATGCCGCGATCGTCCACGGAAGCCAAACCCTATACCGAGGCTTTGCCGTGGCTATTAATTTTTCACTCACAACCCGCTGTCACCTGGGCCAACTCCTGGCCTGGTGCGACCTTGCATAGTGAAAAGCCCTCCCCAGCGCTAACCGGGGAGGGCTTAAGTTTTCTGATTTCTAGGGTCAAGGCCAGCCTCGAAACCGAGCCAAAGACCACACGCACACTCAACAACGCCCGAAATAACGTCATCGAGAAACTACATGAATTATATCGAGAATAATTCAGCTCACAACCCCGTCTATCCCGCCCCCGGCCCGGACATCCGGCCAGACCGGCAGGAACCGGAGCCGGTACCTAGAGACCTGATACCCAGGGAGTGGCTGGAAAACAAGCGGATGCCAGGCGTCCTGGCCCATGGCGTCGCGGCGATGACCGTTGGGCCAGCCGGGCTCACCTTCCTGATGGCTCTGCACTACTGGATGCCACGCAGCAAAAACATCCACGACGGGAAGATCTGGGTCTACAACACCTTGGAAACGTGGTGTGGATACGCTGGCCTGCCAATTGGAACCCTGCGACGAACAATCCAAGCGCTGATCAACCTGGGCATTGTCGAGACCTGGCGACCCAGCAGGCGGCAGCCAGTTCGGTACAGCCTCAACTATCCACGGCTGCATGAACTAGCCAAGACCGAGCTGGTAAAGGCTGGGTACTGGCCAACCCCCGAGTCTGATCAGATTGATCACACTCAGACCGCTCAATCTGACCAACCTGAGTGTGATCACTTTGATCACACTCAAACCCCCGAGTCTGATCAAAATGATCAGACTCAGAACCCCGAGTCTGATCATTTTGATCAGACCATACAGGAAAATAACTCTTCTCAGGAAAACAGCTCTTTACAGGACAACAACACCAGATCCGGATGCGGTGGTGAAATTTTGAATGGGGATGAGCCAGGGGAAGCTCAACAGACTGGCTTACCCGCAGCAAAGACCCCAGCGCCGGAACCGGCCCGGAACCGGAAGCCGGAGCAGCGACGTTCCCCGGTGGCTCCACCTGTTCAGAGCAAGACTGGCCTGGCTAACGACAGGAACCCCGTAGGAGACAGATCTTCCGCCGCCGATTTTTCCGCCGCCGAGGAAATTTTGAACCGCGCCGAGCGAGAACTGGGCGATCGCATTGGGGCCAGGCGAGAGCTGGCGAGATTCGCACCCCAGGCACTCCAGGAGGCGCTGGATGCGACCCTGCATGAACGGGATGGCTCACCCGCCGATGCGGTCGGCATGTTTGTGAAGAAGGCCCGCGAGAAGCAGACGGCGATCGCAGAAAAATTGGAGCTACAGGCCAGCCAGGAGGATGCCAAACGGCTGGCCGCCCAGCTCTACGCGGAACACGATCGACTGCTAATCCCGCTCCAGGAGCGCAAAGTCATTCAGAACCCGGCATTCAGGCGGATTGCCGTCTACACCCTCCACGACATCGTCAAACGACCGGAAGAGGCCCAGGCATACCTGGCCTGGCTCCAGGAGCAGCCAACACCGGCCCCTGTGGACTGGAGCCTAGAGGCCGAGGCCTGGGACGACGAGGAACAGGAGCAGGCAGCCGGTAGCGCTGGCGCTGCCCTCGTATGGGAAATCCTTGCCCAGTCCCGAACCCGTGCATTTCCCGCCGCTGCCCAGGCCAAGGCCGAGCCGGTGGCAACCTGTCGGGTGCCTGTTGGGTGAAGGTGTAGCGGCCACCAGTGCCGGAGCGCGGATGCTGGGTGAGGCTAGGGGTGAAGGGATCTTCTGTGTTTGGTTTCTAGCTCCGCAGGCCGTAGCTACGGACATCGGGGCCGGGGAAGTCTTGGAAGATTGCACCCCGGAGCAGGAGATTCAATTTTGTGTCTGGAGTAAGGCCTGAGCTGTTTGCGAAGAATGCCTTCTCAACATTAGCTCCGCTAAAGTCAGCCTCGCGAAGGTCAGCCCCGCTAAGGGTAGCTTCGCGAAGGTTAGCCTCGCGAAGGTTAGTCCCAATAAGGTCAGCCCCGACAAGAATGGCCTCGCTGAGGTCAGCCCTGTGAAGGTTAACCCTGCGAAGGTCAGCCCCGCGAAGGTTAGCCCCGTAAAGGTTAGCCTCGCGAAGGTCAGCCCCGCGAAGGTTAGCCTCGATAAGGTTAGCCCCGATAAGGAGAGCCCCGCGAAGATTAGCCATGGCAAGGTCAGCCCTGATGAGGTCAGCCCTGCGAAGGTCAGCCTCGCCAAGGTCAAGACCTATCACTTTTGTTATTGAGATGATATCCCCAGTACCAAGTCCAGCTAATCCTGCAATGGAATCAAATTCATGGCTATCAATAAGCTCCTTTATTCTTCTTAACGACGATGCAGTTCCTTTTAATTCAATATCAATACTCCCTGGACTTACTCTGTTCATTTCAACGTTGAAGTCCTGAGCCAATTCTTGAAAAGCCATGAGCAGCTTCTTTAGCTGTTCTCTGTCCAACTCGTTAAAGTCACCTTCTAGCTTGACTTTCAACGTTCTTGTGGCAGTATCGTTCCTCTTCATTTGAGAGGCAGATCTGCCAAATACCTGTATACCTATTTCATTCAAAACATCTAGCAGTGGCCCCAGATTTCCTGGCCCACTTGACCCTTCAAGCCAGCGCATCAAGGCCGCAGATCGTTGCCCTTGTGGAGCATCCAACCCTGGCAGAACATCAGCGGGAACTGCTAAGGCAGTTTCGATTACCAAAAATTGAGACAACGGCAGTCGATTGAGTGTATCAATCAACGTCAGTCGTTCCTTCCAGGAAAGATTGACCTTCTCCTGTGGCTCTGGTGCCGGTGCGGCCATGGCAGAAATGCATTTTAATGTTGCCCCATCATAACCAGGCCCAACTTGCCCAGCCAATCACACCAGCCCCAGCACCGGTGCGCCACATCTGAAAGATGGCGATAAAATGGAGGTGCCTGGCCCCGGCCAGAATGCCTCTCATGGATGCCTGTAAACGCTACACCCGGTAGCCATGGAGAGCCCTGCAAGACGATTACCATTCCGCAAGAAACGACGCGGCCTGAACATCACTGGCTCGATCGGCGTGACGTTCACCCCCGAGGCCCTAGCCCGGTTGGATTTCCGGTGCAGCCTGACCCAGGAATCCCGTGGCCAGGTGCTCAGCGACCTGATCATGACCGGTCTGCCCCCGGTCGAACCCGGCCCGGCTGCTGGGGGTGCTGCTGCATGAGTACCACCATTGCCCCGGAGACCCTGTTTGCCCTGGTCGAGCTGGGCGATAACGAGGCGATCGCCCACTGGCTGGAGCAGTTCCCCACCAGCCGGGAGGCCCTGCTTCTGACTGTCTACCTAGTTCACCGGTCTTACCAGTACCCGGAATCTGATGACCAGTTAATGGGTGTTTTGCGCTGGGCTGAAATAGCGCTGGAGCCGTTTTCCAATGTCGCCCAGGCGTGGGCCTGTGACATCGTTTCCGGCTACGAAATTGCCTATGGCAGGCTGGACCCGGAAATCTGGCACCGGGCCAGAGCCCAGAGCTTTGCCAAAGAACCAGTTCTAACTACACACGGAGCATAGATCCATGGATGAGAACCTTTTGATGGCCCAGGGCATCCTGGCCGACTTGCAAAACCGGATGGCCGGAGGACTGAGCCAGGAGCAGGCGTTGGCCCAGATCCTGGGAGAGGCCCCTGATGACGACACCCCCAGCAGACCGGAGATCCGGGAGTTTCCAGCAATTCCGGCAGTACCGGGGCAGGAAGCACTGATGTTTGGCGAGATGACGGCCAGCCTACGCCGCCAGACCGAGCACTATGAGCAAGAGGCCCGGCGGCTCCGGCAGGAACGCGAGGCCATGGAGCAGGGGCACCAAGCTCAGTTGGCTCAACTACAGGCCCAGCAGCAGGCCCAGATGAGAGGCCAGGGTGCTGGGGGCATTGCAGAGTGGGATACCAAGAGTCTCCGGCACCTCGACCCGGCCACCATGGACGGCAATATCAGCGTTGGCGACCTGGGCAGACTCTCCGATGAGCAATGGGTTGCGCTGGCGACCGGCGACCAGGGCCGGAACCGGATGCAGGCGATCGCAGGCCTCCTATCCGACTCCGACCGGGCTGAACGCGCTGCCCTGGCTGATGCCCAGGCACCCGACCCCAGGGTTTCGGCCAGGCTGGAGGAGATGAGCGCCCACGACCTCTACCAGGCCCTAGGCAGCGGCCACGGCGGCACCGTGCTCTCCGCCCTGAGCGACATGGCCCGCAGTTCTACCCCCGCGTCTCCCCGGCCTGCCAGGAACTTCCGTGAGGATGGGGGCCACGCTGCATGAGCACCCCTACCCCGGCCTGGGACCGGGCACTAGCTACCACCGACCCCGATGCCAAGAGCCAGGTTTTGCTCCGGTTGCTGGCCGCCCCTCAGCCCGACTACAGCCCCATCATGGAAAACCCCTGGGACCGGGCACTACGGGCACTGGAGACGCCGATTCTGATCATTGCCCCCAACTTCTCGGTGACCGTGGAGAGAGATTAGAGTCATGCCACTAACGATCGAACAAATCAGAGAAAGAGCCCGAGCCGCCCTGGCTGCCCAACCGGCACCGGCAGCCCCGGAACCGGAACCGGGGGTGGACTGGGAGGCGATTGTAGAGGCTCAGATTGCCCGGCTGCACCAGGGCATGATGACGCCACTGAAGCGATCGCACCCCATCGGCAGGAAAGACCGTCGCGCATGGAGCGATCGCCAGCCCGGCAAACCGGCTCATCCCCGGTGCAATCTGTCCGATCGCCCCCAAGAACTGCCCACCGTCGATGATCTGGAGGCTGCCAGTGGGCAGGTGCTCCGGCTCTACCAGGACGGTGGGGGCAGGCTCAGACG
This window encodes:
- a CDS encoding pentapeptide repeat-containing protein, yielding MAAPAPEPQEKVNLSWKERLTLIDTLNRLPLSQFLVIETALAVPADVLPGLDAPQGQRSAALMRWLEGSSGPGNLGPLLDVLNEIGIQVFGRSASQMKRNDTATRTLKVKLEGDFNELDREQLKKLLMAFQELAQDFNVEMNRVSPGSIDIELKGTASSLRRIKELIDSHEFDSIAGLAGLGTGDIISITKVIGLDLGEADLRRADLIRADLAMANLRGALLIGANLIEANLRGADLREANLYGANLRGADLRRVNLHRADLSEAILVGADLIGTNLREANLREATLSGADLREADFSGANVEKAFFANSSGLTPDTKLNLLLRGAIFQDFPGPDVRSYGLRS